The segment AGGTTTTCATAGGTGGGTGAGATGGGAGGAGGCCCTTAAGCCTCCAGAGAAAACAAACTCCACAGCATTGAGACCACAGTCGGTGGAGGTAGCAATGGTTTTCAGCAGTTCAAATTTAATACTTGTCTCCCCTTTCTCTACAGATACCCAGGTAAAAAAAATCCCCCACTCTCATAAAATACAACAGCAGCAGTTACCAGTAAAAAattaaatgcaaaaaaaaaagagacaaagcattggagagagagaccgagggatggatgaaatgggtaaagaaagaaaaatatatttcttttttttgcgaGGAGTCTGTTGTCTTCTTAagacgggggggagggtgtgggtgggggaaggggggggggggtgggcagcGAGGATTCTAAGAACTTGCTGTTGTGTTCATTCCAAttgggaggggaggaaaaaaagaaagtgaaCAAAAAACGAGTCGAGTCCAATCCAGCCAGGGGAAGGAACCAGCACTCTAAGGCAGGGATTTATTCAGGAAGGGCTTTCTCCCTCTGGACTGAAAGCAAATTTCACTCCTCTTTCGCCAGTGTGAGCggtagtgtgaatgtgtgtgtgtgtgtgtttatgcgcgTGCGCACAAGCAAATGTATATATCAGTATGTATGATGGTGTATGTCTTTCTGTTCGTATAGTGGATGCGGCTCCCCCTCTCACTTGCCGCGAAAGAGAGGTGGCATTTTTCTTTCCTCTTTTTCCTCATTCTTCTTCATTCGTTTGCTTTACTTTCTCCTAACATCAGTCCCCGACTACCTAGTAGTCATCCAAGTCGAAGAACTCATCGTCTTCTCCTTGGTACTCCATGCCCTGGAAGTCCACCCTGTACCGCAAGATCCCTGAGGAAAACAGACAAGTGAGCTGCTCGTTGCGTAATCACAAATTCTCCCTTTAAGACATCTAGTCTAAAGGCTAATACATATCCTATAACCGTGGTCAttgcaagttttacacaaaacaATGTCAACTTgacaggcaaaaaaaaaaaaaatattccttaTCCCCAGACACAGAAAGATTGCAGCTCAGATTAAGCTATGCCCTCCGTGGCGAACGGCAGCAAACTAGGTCTCCTAGCGACAGGCTGGCGCTATGGCACCACGGGACTCACCCCCAATGCCACCGAAGCCCTTGACAAACTGGGATCCCTCCTGGCTCTTGTCTGTAACAATTTCCAGCGTGGCTCCGAACTTCTTGTAGTTGTTGGCGAACCATTCCAGCAGGGGCATGCTCTCCAGGAGCTCGTGCTCCTGCCCTgtctgcgcgcacacacacaaattgtgtTTAAGAAGCTAAAACTGTTGAATGAGGGAATACAACGCAACacgatagggtgtgtgtgtgggttatgggtggaacggtacatgtattcgtaccgaaccgtacgctacgggcgtcacggttcggtgcatgaaattacacggagaatacacggtataaaaataaattgcAAATTTATTGTGCacattaattaatgtaatgcagaactactgttagatactcgtgtactttagggacatctaatctgtagctctgaagctctgattggcaccgccgtgagtcagagatagactagctagcagcactaaggatgAGTATGGCGACCCACGcaagatagaggacccgccggcctctAAGATTGTAACcttcggtttcccattcagttacactagtacaggcgagagagtggtggataagacaagcactgtgtgtcggcgttgttcagcagttgtggacagtgacgtgcagtctgggtaggcaaggtaggcactgcttaccctgccaaaattcaaacgtaaacatttttattaaatcattttatttaataaacttgtatttgtatttttactgtttattcttgtgatttatatatgcaatatgtgtgttattccaattgtttagacgttacaatgacaaatgtagcagttacgcataatcaaatacaaatttgtagaataagcagtgcttttactgtccgttcacttcggacgacaagcgaaaaactcacttgcgcacttcgatcctgtaatcttcaacatgtacagtaccagtcaaacgtttggacacattttcctagtcaagtgcctagcctcttactgacatcaccgcacgtcactggttgtggggtatgtgagtggaaatacatctaacatgctaacgcatataacgcatctggcgtgtgcttaACGACTAAAAATATccaacgccatcacccaggtgtgccaatcactggaacgagacaaaaaaaaaaaaaaaaaaaaaacttctccctacagtgcttaaccagccattagatacacatacaaatagggccaaaaaaattactgactcaatcggaatttacatatcatcttcaatgcgcagtattcactcgtagaggaacctggtttgttttgcttttccctccgttgtaccgaactcgtaccgaaccatgatgtctgaaccgcggtatgaaccaaaccgtgacttcagtgtaccgttccacccctagtgtGTGTACACTCACCTCCTTGTCAGTGAAGTGGGAtttgtctttctcttgctctggCGTTAAATACAGAGTCTTCTCATCTGaaacacaaagagacagacaagtgagtgtgtgtgtcgcagaGGCAGTATTTGCATATGGCAGTCACCATACCCTGGCTTTCAGACAAATTAGGGGATTTAAACAGCACATGAAGATGCACGTTAACCTTTTAataatcctgttaaatttgtgtgaaaacgcctaaacagcatacccaaggTAAATTGAAAGCtattcttgaaccatttggagtacatgcatgtaaatggtctcttttcaAAGGTGACACTGACGTTATTTCCCGTTGTCAGGACTAGGGATGGGTAttgagaaccggttcttgtttagaaccggttcccagtgaatcgattccttggaatcgttagcaaaattccttaacgattctctgtgccgttaaacaattaaaatgctaagtttaataatggattaaaaatcgatatgctcagtttaataatgggacacgcgaacgtctgtctgaataaactataaaagttcgcgcatagacagactgcagcaaacatggcaactaggaagaagcgttctaaagtttggttgtatatcacacgacaaaatgacaacaacgccacttgtaacgcgtgtaaaaagtctatttcgtcaaagggtggaaatactacaaatatgaagaagcatttgaacacacagcatggaatgaagttactggaacatcatgtgttcgatgcatgcagcagcgcagctaacgttcgcgcttcatctctaactatctaaggtagagctaaactgctcaaaagtgatcacaaccacttgttactgtgtgaagcaatttgcctttattgtgtgtagtcgatctagttatcttctgtcccgtcatttgaagcatacatttagctccggcattcgtctcccattagtattgatcttattgatcatttcacgttatcggggcggcgtgtgttatcagcaaacgttcgcgtgtcgcattattaaactgagcatatcgatttttaatccattattaaacttaggattttaattgtttaaccttttaatagtcctgttaaatgtggctgaaaacgcctaaacaacatacccaaagtacattgaaagctgttgaaccatttggagtacatgcatgtaaatggtctcttttgaaaggtgacactgaagttatttcccctgttgttaggacccctgtaagtccgactggtgttgagtaatagaagctttaacacaaggaaactgaaagtttctatctccgcctagattttgttttgaaaacagaggcctgaagaggcctagaagtGGTAtctattagctggaagacagaattggaccacagcttgaagccttacccaattcaagtcaaacataataccacaatatattcatatttgacacatgtttttataagagtacagccaggcgttttctaaaagggccttttggagactccaaaattaccctttgtaaccaaggtcaaatacttaggataaaaaggtattatttttcataattgttatctctaatgaaaggtggtacttagaactatcaaaTATTATAGCTAAATCCCCCATTAGTATTGCTGAAACacaactgaagcatgaacacattggagtgctttatctgattcccaggattggcgcacaaaaaACACAGCTTGTGTCCATCTATTTTGCGCCCGTGGACTTGCAGTCTTTTACGGTGAAGTtttgtacacattttgtttatAATAACGTGGTTTTATGGTTCTGTTACTTCGGAATGTCACTGTTGTATGTTCAGAGCGAATTATACCCTCGTTTTGTGTCACTGGTGTGTCACCTTGCACTCACTGCTCTCTGCTTCCTGGCAGTTCAGGACAAacggtgtgcgtgcgtgcgtaccaTTCTCTAGTCCGTTGCTCTCTGCCCCATGCACGCGCAGAATGTAACGCATGGTGTCGAGGTTCTCATAGACGATGAGGATTTCCACAGCACCCATTTCCAGGGCCTTCAGCGTGTCCTCCACCCCAAAACAGTACTTCCCCGTGTCCTGGCTGATCTCGTCAAAGTACCGACCttcaggaagaagaggggaggtcgaaggagagagaggggagttgaagagagagaatgggggaaaggtagtgtagagagagggtgggcagttgaagggagagggggtgaaggaAAGGTAAGAACAGTAATGGTTGGATAAATTGAAAACAAAACTATTTCGGTACTATAATGTGTTTCCTGAAAGAACGACAACATTCTGAgcaaacacgctcacacacacacaatccactcGAGTAGCCTGAACTCTAACCTCaacatgtgcaaacacacacctatgaGCTTCTTTTCCTGGATGAACTTGACGTTGGAGAGGACCTCAGCAGACAGCTCAATGGCCTGGTTGAAGCCGTTCTCACCCCCATAGGAGATGTCCACCAGTTTCAGCACTTTGGCTTGTAAcctctgctctcacacacacacacacgcacacctgggGTTAACCAAGAAAAGCCGGATATTTCATACTTATGTTAGTAAGCATAAGAAACAATTCTCCCAAAACCAATTCTAGACAAACACAGTCTTCCCTCAATAGTGCTGCGCTAGGAAACCTGCTTTGGGGCATATAACCTTGTTGTTGATCTGTCAAATTATGCAGATTCATCAAaaagttcaaatgcatttgaaatgtGATACGTAGACGATCATAGAGGAAACATTGACTGCAATGGAGCAGATGATGAACATTCAGCCAGTGCTGGACAGTATTTGGATTTAATAATCGACacactagctctctctctctcacttagtTGTACAGGTCTCTTACCGGGTCAAACATGTCGGACTGGCTGAGTTCGGTCTTGAAGTCTGCTGAGCCGGCGAGCACCATGCCTGCCACGTTGACCTTGTCGTTGGACACAAACAGCTGGACGGCCGTCTCGGCCACCTTCCTCACGTAGTTGTGTCTCTTTTCCATCCTCAAACGGGCGAAACGCAGCGCCGACTGCCCTCCTCtgcctgaaagagagagggggtgagtcaTTGGTTGACAGAAAGAGTAAAAGACAAGAACTACCAGTCAGGTGGTCTAAAAAGCCATAAAGGTATTTCAACCATGTACAACCCACTGGAAAAAGTCCACTTAGGCAGATAGGAGAGCATGGGATATGATTAAAGCATGTCTTAAACATGACCTTGTGAGTGTTTGTGGAAAGCAGATTTCTGGGTGACTGGGTGTAAGTATGTGACCATGTGACCGAGATTTCTGCTGGCATACCTCAGGTGTGCGagttagtgggtgtgtgtgttggaaccgGTGTTCTAGGGGATCATACCGTGCTTCTTGGGAAGGTCCACAGTGAATTTGTGCAGCACCTCTCTGGTGTTCCCCTGGAGGGTTCCAAACAGGGCGCCGCTGCCATCGATGACGATGAAGCCAAACTTGCTGTCGTCAGACAGGAGGGCCGTCAACGCCTGCGGGAGTGGAGGccgggggaggacagaggaagacaggagaagaagagagagagagatgagggggatgggggtggaaaaacaggaagggagggaacgtGATAAGTCTGTTGCTTAATTAGTAAACACGCGAgtccgttttttttcttcctctccccataacacacagacagagctctCACCTCGGTGTGGAACTTATTGTCACAGAGGTACAGGGAGGTGTTGATGGGTTTGAAGGGCTCAAAGTCTATGTTGACTTTCTTCTCTTTGCCCTCCTCTGTCACGATGGTGCCACAGTACACTACTAGGCCATTAGGAGGCACTGGAAGAGAGAACAAGGTGGGCTAGTCAGTGGATTGTTCACAAGAACCCTTTTTAAAATCAGAAGCGAAAACACATACCCAACAAGCACCTACTATTGTGTTTTGAGTTAGGGAACCATACACAGATACGTTTTATTAAGGCAAATCCAGGTTGGCTATTTTACAATTGAAACCATTTGTCGaagaattttttttatttaatcttACACCCTTCATTAATGGTCATCTAGAAATGGGCTAAGTGAGTCATGGGAACTAGCTTTAGCTCTTTACACTGTAGAAGTCTAATACCACATATGGAGCGGAGCCTTGCAATACACTGTTAATGAAAATCAGGATTGGAGTCGTTGCCGAGGGGCGGCAAGGAGCATTGATTTTATACACTGAGGAAGCTAAACTTTTTAGTGATGCTGTGGCGCTTCAACCAATTAACACACCTCATGGAACACAATGTCCATATTCTTGCCGTCTAATTGTCCCAGTGCTATATAGGCGTAATACAATTTTTACTAACTTTATGACTACTGAGATTTAAACCAAAAACATAGTGTTTTAGCCGATGTATAAACGTATCTAGACAAACGTCATCTTAAACGTAACTGCACGTAGCTTTGTAACAATATGGCTGCACGTAGCTTTGTAACAAGCTGGCTGCACGTAGCTTTGTAACAAGCTAGTTGCACGTAGCTTCTAACGTCACCAACCACAAAGAGCGTTGAACTGTTATCAGCAAAGTGTCGCGGAGCGTGGAATCCACACGCCGCTACAAATGTAAGTGCCCGGTAAGTCTTTGTGCATGTGCACCACAAGTTCACTCACCCTTGTTATACAGCTTTAGTCTCTGCTGTACGGAGGTGATGGCCCCTAGCACAGAGACTAGCCGGTTCACTCACCCTTGTTATACAGCTTTAGTCTCTGCTGTACGGAGGTGATGGCCCCTAGCACAGAGACTAGCCGGTTCACTCACCCTTGTTATACAGCTTTAGTCTCTGCTGTACGGAGGTGATGGCCCCTAGCACAGAGACTAGCCGGTTCACTCACCCTTGTTATACAGCTTTAGTCTCTGCTGTACGGAGGTGATGGCCCCTAGCACAGACAGCCGGTTCACTCTGCTCTTGATGTTGGAGGCAGTGCCAAACTCGTCTGCCAGCATCTTGGCCACTCTGGAGATTTGGTCCTTGGGGGGGATGATCAGCGAGATCATACTGGTGCCATTACTGGGGGGGGCATAGACAGGTGGTTAGACACTATATACAGTCACAACTATAGCCAGGTACCTACATACACATACCCACAGACAAACCATCATACTATCCCATACTAAGTTATCATACTAGCCCATACTAAGTTAGGCCAGGCTGATTGACAGTTGACCTTGTTTAGTGTCTAAGTTATCAGCTGTCAGCTAAGCAAGGCATGGCGCCTTTCACATGGTAAGCAAATTGTATAGCAGCTGAGAAGTACAGTATCTCCCTCTTCCACAGGTCTTACATTACTCGCCTGCCCCCCGCCTCAAGTGAGACACGATCTTCAACCCTGTGACCTCTTTCTGATTTGGTTCCATTGAGCAATTTGTCTGCCACCAAACACTATTGTGACACAGGTTTTTCTGGTTGcaaattgagtgtgtgtgttggggagggagggggtttgcAGAGCTTACACACAACAAACAGTTCTGTCCTTGACACCAAGGACTGTGTTAATGTCCACTGAGGTACATTGTGTGGTTTGCCTTTCACAGGTAGTGAAAGGCAAACCGGTACACGGACACGCTGACGCTGCACACGAACTCAAGGTAGGCAACAGCACTGGGAGTGAATGGAACTAGGAAAATGGTCAGGCATGCGTAATACCACAGCTGGGGCGGCACATAATGCGTCAGTGAAGCCACTCACAGCACACATATGTCTCAAGGAGGCTGAGAACCCCACGAATATCTCCAATGACAGTGGCAAGTGTCGTCTCTGAACAAGGAAACGCAACTAGCTAGCAACATGCCACGGCCACTTAAAATAGCTAGCAAGCTCAAAGCTTCTGTCGCTTAACGTTGTTACCCACGTCACTTTGACAGCAAGTCAAAGCGACAACTCAACTGCTTTGTCTACACTGCAGCAATGTAACACATTCATCCCCAGGGAAACACCAACGTGCTTCTCTCGCCGGTCATCACAGTGGTGCGGCCTACATTTACCACAGCTATTCTCGCTAACCTGCAAAGATGACGTTGGACAGATCTGCAATGAGACCCTTTTCTTACCACCGAACTGAAGAGATTAATATTATCAGAATAGATAATAAAATGTAACAAACGCCGATACCAAGCTAGATAATTTGATGAAACAGCCAATGACACCTGTTAGCTACCCAACGAGGAAATCTAGCTTTCTAGCATAGCAAGCTAAGCTACCACTCCCAAATTCGGCCCCCACTCATTTGTTCCAGCTGTTCAGCAGTGGTCCAGTCACACCGGTCTGTTCTACACATCAGACGTTCAGACAGTCACACACCTACAAGCTGTAGCATCAAGTGGCGATCGATCACTTACCCACGGGCAGCTTCCAAACTTTTAATCAGCTTCTTGATTTTCCATATCTCCACGTTCCTATCCGCCGCGCTAGGGTCGTCCGCCATCTTTCTGCTGTAATCGCTTCAGCACCTGAAACGACGGGATAAAGACGATGAGAACATGAAGAACATTCACAGGCGGTAAACACAAAGCCACAGCTGCAGCAAGCCTCAAATTAGACTGGGGTTGCACAGTGTCTCATTTACCTCTCCGTCCGACCTCGCAGCGCGGTCACCGAGAGGCACCTGGCTTGTCCTGAGCTGATCCGGGTGGGGAGGACTACGCTGGCTGCCTGTGTCAGAaaagtgcgcggaatgaaacTAGGCCTACGCACTCTTCCAAGGCCCTAGAGTCCACCCTTTTCCATGACCTAACGTTCAGTGCGACCTACTTTCGTCCCTATTCACTGGGAACACCTAAAAAAGTGCAACAGTTAACCATGTCCAGAACTCGTAAGTGATTAAAAACAGTAGATAATACCGTACCTGCCTCGGGCAACGCCGCTCCGCTCTCGGTCTCTTGCGCTATGGCTGCCGCGCTAGCTAGTTCGGTGGTCAGAGAAATGACGTTGCCTATCTCCTGCCGgtttctctcctccacagtcTGCGCGTGGTACAATCGGACTCACATGTGGGAGGAGGTTAGAAATTCGGTTATGTTCACTTCCTGGAAACCGCATAGAAACGACGAGATACATTTTTGATTGGTCTATAGCAAATATCCGTCATAGATTTGTGAACAGTGATTGGATCAATGAAAAAGAGACCAGGCGGGGATATTTCTGCACACCTCACTTGGAAGATGTAGTTGTTACTCTTTTGTAGTACTTACACCATATACATCACACAACCTGCCTGACGACCTACAGATTTTCTGTGCGAAGAGAGAAAAACTGATGGAAAAGTATGACAGAATATTGTCTGTATGTTCACCATTCTCTAAAAGTATAAAAATCTTTTTGGAGAAAAACCTTTGTATTATTATCAAATAAAACCCATATAGGTTTGCTAATTATATATTTACACAGgtgaataaatacataaataatcaGCAGTATGCGGTACAGGATGTAGCAACTGATTCATACCACTAGATGACAGCATTGAACTAATATAGAATGGATTTTTTGGGAATCTacacatttgaatttgaattgacCAAAATGAAAAGTAGCGGAGGAACAATCAATGTTAGTAGTTATCTATACCATACACACCGACATTTTCATTGAAATGATGCACGCAACATTTGCTGCATACAGTAATTGCCACTCACACTTATGTTCTTTACACCGATATGATAACAGAATGACACAGCAAAAAACAGCTTGTCACCAAAAAAGCCCATTATAAAAAACACACTGATTCATTTGCTGCTTGACCTCGAACCTGTCGCCTGGAAATACATCCAATCATGTGTGCAAATGAACTGACAGGTAGAAAACTCCCTCATGGGAAGACACCCCAATGTTACTGTGATATGGCATCTGACATGAGACCATCTCTATATGTCTCATCTCATGTGTCATGTTGTTTAATATGACAAGATGACGCTTTCTTAAACCAAGGTTACTGTAGACTCACAATTAGCATTTAATTACCACTTTGCAGTGCCTCACACCGCATCGTTTAACTGCTACTGACTTTGGAGGGAGGTTGACTGTCAAAGGTGTCCGGGACAGACTAGGCATCTGCGTGAGCATGGTAGTGACTGGGCaatgagg is part of the Osmerus eperlanus chromosome 13, fOsmEpe2.1, whole genome shotgun sequence genome and harbors:
- the LOC134032542 gene encoding eukaryotic peptide chain release factor subunit 1 codes for the protein MADDPSAADRNVEIWKIKKLIKSLEAARGNGTSMISLIIPPKDQISRVAKMLADEFGTASNIKSRVNRLSVLGAITSVQQRLKLYNKVPPNGLVVYCGTIVTEEGKEKKVNIDFEPFKPINTSLYLCDNKFHTEALTALLSDDSKFGFIVIDGSGALFGTLQGNTREVLHKFTVDLPKKHGRGGQSALRFARLRMEKRHNYVRKVAETAVQLFVSNDKVNVAGMVLAGSADFKTELSQSDMFDPRLQAKVLKLVDISYGGENGFNQAIELSAEVLSNVKFIQEKKLIGRYFDEISQDTGKYCFGVEDTLKALEMGAVEILIVYENLDTMRYILRVHGAESNGLENDEKTLYLTPEQEKDKSHFTDKETGQEHELLESMPLLEWFANNYKKFGATLEIVTDKSQEGSQFVKGFGGIGGILRYRVDFQGMEYQGEDDEFFDLDDY